cacacacacacacacatactcgcacacacaagcacacacacacacacacacacacatatacatatatatatatatatatatatatatatatatatatatagatatatatatacatatatatacatatatgtacatatatttacatatatatatgtacatgtatacatatgtacatatatatatgtgtgtgtatatatatatatatatatatatatatatatatatatataaatttatatagatatacacattatatatataatatatatatatatatatatatatatatatatatatatatatttatatagatatacacattgtatataacatatatatatacatatatatatatatatatatatatatatatatatatatatatatatatatatacatatatatacatgtacatattatatatatatatatatatatatatatatatatatatatatatatatatatgtatatatatatatgtatatatatatatatgatatatatatatatatatatatacatatatatatatatatgtatatatatatatacatacatacatacatatgcatacacacacacacacaaacacacgcacacacacacacacacacacacacacaccatttcttcttcttcttctttttcccttgctctcttttttctttcagatgAAAAGACTACGATAGAATAAGGAATTACACAGTCATTTGTTTATTGTGTTGACTCTAATGTGTTATCTAATGCCTCTGCTAGATCCTAAGCCGCTCTGGTTTTGGAGGAATAAGTGAGCTGGAAAATGAGTGTTTTCTAAGCATGAGTCCTCTGTGGGGATGAGAACGACGATACTtttagtgatgatgttgattttgatgatcatcatgataataaagatgataaggatgatagtgggGATAATGAGAGAGGCACTCATAAAGCGTACACCTCCGCCAAGGCACTAAAATACAACACTTGaagaataaaattaaaatcacctctttctcaagcacgCTGCTGCGATCCCTGTTTTCATATCTCGCAACGCTAATGACTCCttgaaaaaaatcctggatccggatcatgagcaGATTACCAACAAGATTTAATGGCTGGGTAATACACtctccttgaaaaaaaaagtatatagctctctctctctctctctctctctctctctctctctctctctctctctctctctatatatatatatatatatatatatatatatatatatatatatatatatatatatatatatatatatatatatatatatatatatatatatatatatatatatatgttcatatttttaaagaaaatatccTGCTTCCCAccgaacaaactaaccaatgccACCAAAATCATAATCTCTTTGGCGGAAGTAatgaggtgataatgatgatgattttaagagtgaaaatgtttatgataatgataagaatagtaataattgtcatgatgatgataattataatgattataatgatagcgatcataataacaataatgataacagtaatgataacaatatcaacgtatatcaatcataacaataatgataacataataatcataatgataataataacaatgataaaagtaagtcaatgataaaaatgatgataacaataataacaataataatcataatacaagtcatgatgataatggcaatgatgaaaaggataaaaagataagaagaagaatgataaatgcagatcaataatgaaaattatcacgaGTAACCAAGTTGGTAATTACAAagggaattatgataatgacggtcgtaatatacattatatatgtatatatatatatatatatatatatatatatatatatatatacatatatatacatgtacatattatatatatatatatatatatatatatatatatatatatatatatatatatatatatatatatatatatatatgtatatatatatatatatatatgtatatatatatatatatatatatgatatatatatatacatatatatatatatatatgtatagatatatacatacatacatacatatgcatacacacacacacacccaaacacacacatacagacacacacacacaccacacacacacacacacacacacacacacgcacacacacacacacatacacacacacgcacacacacacacacacacatacacgcacacacaaccacacacacacacacacacacacacatatacatatatatatatatatatatatatatatatatatatatatatatatatatatatatatatacatatatatacatatatatatacatatatgtacatatatttacatatatatatgtgcatgtatacatatgtacatatatatatgtgtgtgtgtatatatatatatatatatatatatatatatatatatatatatatatatataaatttatatagatatacacattatatatataatatatatatatatatatatatatatatatatatgtatatatatatttatatagatatacacattgtatataacatatatatatatacatatatatatatatatatatatatatatatatatatatatatacatatatatacatgtacatattatatatatatatatatatatatatatatatatatatatatgtatatatatatatgtatatatatatatatatatatatgatatatatatatacatatatatatatatgtatatatatatacatacatacatacaaatgcatacacacacacacacaaacacacgcacacacacacacacacacacacacacacacacacacacacacacacacacacacacacacacacgcacacacacacacacacacatacacacacacgcacacacacacacacacacatacacacacacaaaaacacacacacacacacactaacatatatatatatatatatatatatatatatatatacatatatatatatatatgtacatatatttacatatatatatgtgcatttatacatatgtacatatatatatgtgtgtatatatatatatatatatatatatatatatataaaaatttatatagatatacacattatatatatataatatatatatatatatatatatatatatatatatatatatatatatatatatttatatagatatacacattatatataacatatatatatatatatatatatatatatatatatatatatgtatatatatatatatatttatatatatatatatatatatatatgtacatatatatatatatatatatatatatatatatatatatatatgtgtgtgtgtgtgtgtgtgtgtgtgtgtgcatgtatacatatgtagatttatttgtatgtacctgtttatatatatatatatatatatatatatatatatatatatatatatttatatatatatataaatttatatagatatacacattatatataatatatatatatatatatatatatatatacatatatatatatatatatatgagtgtctgtgtgtgtgtgtgtgtgcgtgtgtgtgtgtgtgtgagtgtgtgtgtgtgtctgtgtgtgtgtgtgtgtgtgtgcgtgtgtgtgtttgtgtgtgtgtgtgtgtgtgcatgtatacatatgtacttatatatgtatatatatatatatatatatatatatatatatataaatttatatagatatacacattatatataacatatatatataaatacatagataaacacatacatatctatatatatatatatatatatatatatatatatatatatatatatatatatatatatatatatatatatatatatatatatatatatatatgtacatatatatacatatatatatctatatatatatatatatatatatatatatatatatatatatatgtgcatgtatacatatgtacatatatatatatatatatatatatatatatatatatatatatatatatacatatatatatataaatttatatagatatacacattatatatttatatatatatatatatatatatatatatatatatatatatatatatatatatatatatatatatttatatagatatacacattatatatatatatatatatatatatatatatatatatatatatatatatttatgtatttatatatacatatatatatatatatatatatatatatatatatatatatatatatatatatatatatatatatatacatgcataggcatacacacacacaccttttcatTGAGATCACGGGTAACACTTAACGAAATATGATTTCTTCCTGTTTGTTTTGCTAGTTTCAgtgtaacaaaaataaacaaagtgtAGATTTTTTGTTGCATCTCTGATATTGATACTgacaattaatgaaaaaaaaaaatcagtaattgGAAACAATTACTGTGTCCTGATTGGCTAGCTATGACACCACCCCAGTGAccactttatctatatatgttgaCATTCTATGTAATGCTGTTATGATGGAGTATTGTGCTTGACTTTTTTCCTGTATATTGTTTCAGGTGAAATATCAGACCCTGAATTCTAATTCACGGAGCTCAGTGATTCCACAGATTACACAAGCACAACAGATCACTGAATTTTTATACATAAGTCACGTGGTTTATCCTTCCTGCTGGCGTAAAGTTTAGTACATTCTCTGAAGGAAGTCTGCCTACACTGATATAGGGATATTATCGaaaaattaagtttttttttggtACTATGTGCGAGTGCCAAGTGCAAGTAGTTGTCCAGTCAAGGTGAGATGCCAGAGAGTTAATTTCCCTCCACCCCACATGCAAATACCTTACAGCTTCcttgtgtgtaaagatatatatatatatatatatatatatatatatatatatatatatatatatatatatatatatatatattatatgtatatttatgtatatatgtatatatatatatatatatatatatatatgtatatatatatatatatatatatatatatatatgtatatatatatatatatatatatatatatatatatatatatatatatatatatatatatatatatatatatatatatatatatatatatatatatatatatatacatacatacatatatatttttttatatacatatatatatatatatatatacaaacacatatatatacatatatatatatgtgtgtgtgtgtgtgtgtgtgtgtgtgtgtgtgtgtgtgtgtgtgtgtgtgtgtgtgtgtgtgtgtgtgtgtgtgtgtgtgtatgtgtgtgtgtgtgtgcatatattggatatatatacatatatgtatgcatatttatgtgtatatgtacatatatatatatatatatatatatatatatatatatatatatatatatatatatatatatatacatatatatacatatatatatatatatatgtgtgtgtgtgtgtgtgtgtgtgtgtgtgtgtgtgtgtgtgtgtgtgtgtgtgtgtgtgtgtgtgtgtgtgtatatatatatatatatatatatatatatatatatatatatatatatatatatatatatatatatatatatatatatatgtgtgtgtgtgtatgtgtgtgtgtgtgtgtgtgtgtgtgtgtgtgtgtgtgtgtgtgtgtgtgtgtgtatgtatatatatatatatatatatatatatatatatatatatatatatatatatatatatatatatatatatacatatatatatgtgtgtgtgtgtgtgtgtgtgtgtgtgtgtgtgtgtgtgtgtgtgtgtgtgtgtgtgtgtgtgtgtgtgtgtgtgtgtgtgtgtgtgtgtgtgtgtgtgtatgtatgtgtgtgtgtgtgtgtgtgtgtgtgtatatatgtatatatatatatatatatatatatatatatatatatatatatatatattatttgcatgaatatatctatatcaatctctccttctgtctaaatataaaataaatgaatacttacatacatacaaataaatatatctatgtacataaatatatatatatatatatatatatatatatatatatatatatatatatatatatatgtatatatgtacatatatatatatatatatgtatatatatttgtatttatacatgtatatttatacatatatacttatacttatatatatttacacacacttacacacacacacacacacacacacacacatacacacacacacacacacgcgcacacacacacacacacacacacacacacatatatatatgtgcgtgtgtgtgtgtgtgtgtgtgtttacatatatatagagagagaaatggatagataggaagatagatatatacaggacTCGACCTTAGCACTAGGCCAACGTCCATTGTCTAGTAAAACCAGCCGCGGGCTAGTAAAATGCATTACCTTGCTAGCCCGGAGGACGAGTAAATCGTGGACGGCGGCAAGCTCACATTACGCAATAACAAACGATTTAACAGGTTCCATCCCAAGCAAAGAGACGAATTGGAACTTTCTAGTCCGGTGAACTTAAACAAAaggcttcattatatatatatatatatatatatatatatatatatatatatatatatatatatatatatatatatatgtatgtatgcatacacatacacgcacacgtatatatatatatatatatatatatatatatatatatatatatatatatatatatatatatatatatatatatatatacatatgtatgtatacacatacacgcacacgtatatatatatatatatatatatatatatatatatatatatatatatatatatatatatatatatataaatgtatatgtataaatattgtacatatatatacatatatatatatacatataagtatatgtgtgtgtgtgcatatatgtaagaatcatacatatacatgtatgtatacatacgtatctatacatacatacataatgtgtatatatatatatatatatatatatatatatatatatatatatatatatatatatatatatatatatatatatgtatatatgtatatatatatatatatatatatatatatatatatatatatatatatatatatgcatatatatatgtatatattatacatatatatgtatgtacatacatacatatttatacatacatttatatatatatatatatatatatatatatatatatatatatatatatatatatatatatatatatatatatatatatatatatatatatatatatatatatatatatatatatatatatatatatatatatatatatctgtatgtgtgtgtgtgtgtgtgtgtgtgtgtgtgtgtgtgtgtgtgtgtacataatgtgTACGTATTATATAAacgttgatacatatatataaacatacatatattcatgtatgtatatttgtatgtgtatatatatgcatgtttatagatatttgtatgtatatgtatatgtatatatatatatatatatatatatatatatatatatatatatatatatgtgtgtgtgtgtgtgtgtgtgtgtgtgtgtgtgtgtgtgtgtgtgtgtgtgtgtgtgtatgtatgtgtgtattatatattttacgtgcatgtctgtgtgtgttcatatgtaacaaacacacacacacacttaacttcCCATTGGCCTTATTTTCATTACAGTTCTGAGTGTAGGTGATAAACCATGCAATATTATTTTCCTTCAAAACATGTAAGAATAATAAATGTTTTTACCTATTTAAGTTAGCCTTTTTGCATCAAAGCTTATAATGTCTATGTCACTTTGTGTAGACTGATGAATGTTCAGCATGAGCTAATGTCCATCTAATATCGTGTGTTCTCTCGTCCTAATCTCTTCActgtgttgatggtgttgttcaCAATATATCCGTATATACTTTTAAGTCAATGTGAATCCATGTGTGTGCATTAACATGTTGGCTGTAAACCCTTTGTTGTTTCTCCGCCTATAGACAGGGAatccatacacataaatgtgcatGAATGTAAGGACACTTACTAACACGCTTACTCCCAGACAAACAGatgtagctatatgtatatatgcaagcaaAGTGCTTCaatcttattgtatttttgttaccATGAATTTCACTTTTCAATCAGCACGTGACATGACCGGCTGTTGCCCAGGTAACCAACCACACCCGTGacatcaacattatttttcaGCAACAATCGAGTATAAAACACGTGCGAGGAGTCTCTGAGGCCCATTCACTGCTTCGCTTCCGAGGACCCGGTTCGAGACAGGCGAGGCGATGGTGTCCAAGGCAGTAAGCGACGAAAGCCATTAACGAAAAGGCGTTTAAGTTtctgaagaaaagggaggaaaacatTCAAATACAGATACCTACGAATCATTTCAAATAAAATGATATGGGAAAAGAGGGAATTTCAATAAGTACTTTCTGTTTCAAATAAATGATGTTTTACTTTCAATTTGCTTTCAGATTATATTCGGGCTGGCTGTCGCCTGCATCTTGGCGGCCACGCTCGCTGACCCGACTCCTGGTGGGTACGggaaaggacacggcggaggtggatacggaaaaggacacggcggaggtggatacggaaaaggacacggcggaggtggatacggaaaaggacacggcggaggtggatacggacacggaggaggtggatacggacatggtggaggtggatacggacacggaggaggtggatacggacacggaggaggtggatacggacatggtggaggtggatacggacacggaggaggtggatacggacacggaggaggtggatacggacacggaggaggtggatacggacacggtggaggtggatacggaaaaggacacggcggaggtggatacggaaaaggacatGGTGGAGGTGGATATGGCCACAGTGGAGGTGGATACGGACACGGAGGAGGTGGATGCGGACACGGAGGAGGTGGATACGGACACGGAGGAGGTGGATACGGACACGgaggaggtggatacggaaaaggacacg
This genomic stretch from Penaeus vannamei isolate JL-2024 chromosome 28, ASM4276789v1, whole genome shotgun sequence harbors:
- the LOC113813828 gene encoding small ribosomal subunit protein bS6-like, whose product is MVEVDTDTEEVDTDTEEVDTDTEEVDTDTVEVDTEKDTAEVDTEKDMVEVDMATVEVDTDTEEVDADTEEVDTDTEEVDTDTEEVDTEKDTAEVDTEKDMVEVDMATVEVDTDTEEVDTDTEEVDTDTEEVDMAMVEEDTEKAMEAATGMAIKVK